Below is a genomic region from Henckelia pumila isolate YLH828 chromosome 3, ASM3356847v2, whole genome shotgun sequence.
TGGTGTTCACGCGGTCCTTAGGGGTACGGAGGATTTGTTCTTGAATGAAAGTGAAGCGGCCCAAGGTGGATTGATTTCTAACGTGTGAAAATttgatcttgtttggaatttgGATGCATGTGGATGGGATATAAGGGTTTTACAGACTTTTTTTCTCCCCTAGTATTTAAGGGATCTCAGGACAAAAAAAGAATCTAATTTCATTATTCTTTTGGATTTTAAGGAATTGTGTGATGTATGCTTGGAACTTGGATTAGGTGAGGTCAGTAGTTTCAACGCTTGGTAGAATTAGTTTTAACTGGTGGCATTTGTGAGGTTTAATTggtattgttgaatgttgagtCCTGAGAACAAGATGGTATTGTATTTCTTGTTGTTTTTCATTAACATGCATGGATAATTGGAAGCTGAGGAGAAAGTGCTGAGAAGTTGAATGAGGCAGTActatttctgaaattttttttttgtaagtcAGATAGGAGAGTCTTTTAGGCTAGCTGGGAAAGTGATCTTCATTTTGTCTttctttaagcttttattgttttttaagaTGTGACGGTGAAAAACTGGTTTGACTATGCTTTACTGTCAACTGACTACTGAGGAATACATAGGTCTTTTCATTCCGACATGAGAATTCAGTTGGCTTTCCTCCATTAAACTTTTTACAAATTCAGCCTCACCTAAACAAGGCTAGGAAACAATATCGATATACTATTGACACCCAAGCCCGTTTCGTTGGAGCTGAATGGATTTATAGGACCAAAAATAGTAAGGACGACCCCAGATTGGACAGATGATTGTCACTTAAAAAATTGGAGTTTCTGGAGTTTATAAGCACGTGTGTTTTGGTTACAATTTCTCTTCCCGATAGGTGGTTTTAACTATTTCACTATGTCAGAATTATATAATGTGTATGAGGTGAAAATTAGAAAGGCATCTACAATCACTAAACAGGTGCTATTCTTCTTTTCCTTCTATTCACTGTTTCCTCCCCAAGCCCTTCATTTCTTGTTCTATTTGTGCTGTCAATTGAGGTGGGGCAATAGCTATTAGTGGTTATAAAAGAAGTCAGGTGGTTGTGGGGAGAAGTTGATGCCAATAACAGTTCACCTGGATGATCTCATTGAACTAagaatcataagctggggctgGTTGGTCAGGAATCCATGAGGCAAGTGGGTGGGGAAAGTAATACTTCATGATAAATCACGGGTTTTAAACCACTTATAAAGAAACTAATGGGTAATCAGTAAAGGCTTGGAAATTCCCGTGGTGGTGTTCATGAGATCTTCAGGAGCAGATTGAAAAAAGTCTCAGCGAAAGTTTGAGCCTATTTAGACTTGAAGAGCTTCAAAGGTGGATGCTCCAAACCAATGATTCAGATAAACTGAAGAAAATCAGCCCAAGTGGTTGATAGATGATTGGCCTTCAATGTCAACAACTGATACCTGCCTTATTGCTAGCCTTACCATGCTGAAGAAACAAAACTGCAGATGTAGGTGGTCACTGGTCATGTGAAAATCAATAAACTCTCAGATGTGAATAGCCCAGCCATTAGATTCTGTTCAGTGGAATTTGGCACTTCAGGTGTCATGCATTGTCAAACCAAATAGATAACTCATTTACCCTCAGAAGAAACACGGGACCGTGGAGGAGCTATCAGAACTGTTGTAATGGGGACACAATTCTTCACTACATGGATCAACTACAGCAatatgtttttggtttttttttttccctttcccTTCTTAATTGAATATTTTACTGGCTCATTTAGGTGTGAACTTCATTATTCCGTTCAATTGCTTTTATATGGTGATTGGCAATGATTGCTGCATTTGAATCCTCCTAGCTTATGTTTATATTGGCTGGTAATAATTGTGTTTGAGCAGCCTATTTAAGAGTTAACACAAGCCCATGTCCTCCCTCTCAAACATCTGATCCATAGTTAATCAAAAGCTGAAAAAAATTACTTAATTCTTAATGTTCGTTAGAGAATGACAAAAGAGGCCCCGTCTCAGACCCCCAGCCTATTTTCttaggccccgtttggtttcaaaagctaggccaaaaaagcacttttttaagtgcttttcagttaacaaggtgtttggttgaccaaaaaagtgcttaaataagcactttttaaagtcaaaattagagcttttttaaaagcaaaaaattgtagcttttaaaagcacttattttaaaaaatctctacaaaatccaaacgggctctTAAGCTCAGCGTTTAGTGAAAACCCGTGCCATTTACTATGTACCGTGCAATGTAATTGTTATTCAAATTGGTTGTCTGTTATATTCACGTTAAATAATATTCATTTACTTGTATTTATTTCTGCCTATATTGAACTCCAAGCAACAAATTTATTGATTCGTTGAATTTGTAGAATATTTCTCCCTCCTTACTGGTTTGGTTTGGGTACGCACATGCCTTACCTGTGTCTTGCACCTTAGCTTCAGGATATCCACGCCTCTGGAGCTCGTAATATAACCAGGACTTGTAGATGCTATTCAGGATGAACTTTGAATAACATCTTAACCAGGACTTGTAGATGCCATTCAAGATGAACTTTGAATAACATATTATCGCCGAAGTAGATGATAGATGTTGAAACATACAGAAGGAACGCTCCAATCATATTCTGATTTCTGAGTTGTTATAGCCATAGGCCCATAGTATCGAGTAAATTCCCTAGGTTACTTTGTCAAAGACTATACATTTTACCTGCAGCAAGGGGAATAAATGACCAGCATAACTTCTCTTTCTGTGCAATACTTTGTTGGCATTCATTGAGTTTGTTCGGCAGACGAAAATTATATGAATTTTGCAAAATGCGTGCACCTAATCAAGCCTATCCTATATCAAAACATTTTGAAATATGCATCATTGGAACGACTTTTCTGGAAAGATAGCTTGTATACAGATGCTAGAATGATGTACCATCGTATCATTCAAATGTTCTAATGTTTAGAAATGCTTAAAAAAACTTATTCTCAACTTTTCTTTATTATTGAAGTTCACTTTCTTTAAGCATTCTAAAcactaaatcaaacataactAATCAGCTAAATGGGTGCCAAACAGGTTAAACAAGAACATAATCTCCATGCTGTCTCAAGAAACCCTGTCAATTTCGAATTGAAAATGAGACAAGTCATTCTCCACGTACTCATAAATGTGAACCAAATTCTCTTAATGGCAAGGTCGGACTCCGTAAATGTTAATCAAAATCTCTTAAATGGCAAGGTTTCCTACGTACATAATGCATGTTAAAACTGAGAGTTCTTGGTTGGTGGTATCTTATATAATTTGAGAGTAAATTTTACAAATGTACGCTTCATCTTTGTagttattttgattgattttttttttgatataacTGTGCTGCTTCATATGGTTGGTGGCTACACAGACTCTGCATAATTTGTATCATCCCAGCTCACTAAAATGGTGAGGTCATAGAATTGTTAGGAACGCCTAGAGAAAAATGGTAAAGCTAGCGTTtcgaaaaatgaaaagaaaacaaaagaacAGTTGAGTTGAAAACATTTAAGAACAACAGTCTAAAACTAAGACCATCAAGACTTTGGCTGCTGTGTGCCATGAAATTCCCTTCCAGCTTCAACAGCTTCCCTGAAATACGATCGACGTTGATTAGCATCTCAACCCAACCACACCATCATAAAAAAACCTTCAAATTCCTTGCAATCCAAAATGAAAGTAGAATCGCCTTCCAGTAATCAGTTAACTATTTTACTCAATTATACTTCATTTATATACTTCATTCATTTATAGAATATGGCACCAGATGATACCGGCTTCGCAGGATATACTGTACAAAATGCAAGTGATGTTCTAGCAAAATGAGGAGACTGGGTGCCACATGCCTCTTGGTCTAGTGACATCTAGGATCACGATATAGGACAAGGTCTCGAACTTGAGACCCATGTAAAAACCTCTTCCTCAAATATAAAAAgttacaaaaatataaaaaaataaggaGACTGGATTTTCTGTAGCTACAATATGGCCAACAGCCAAATAATAAATTGCAAACCAGTTCTCAAAGGTAGAAGCCAGCTACAAAACACAAATTCTGTGAGGTCTTCATTATATGAAGAAACTAACAACACACTCATGTAAATTCACCCATCTGAGAAAACTTCATAAAGACGTGCAAAGTTCAAAGTTTGAGCAAGCAACATATCTAGATGGAAGAAGAGGTAAATGTAACCTGAAAGCAGTTACAAGCTCTTTATTTTCAGGATCAAGCATTACTCCTTCATAGAAGGCATTGGCTGCCTCTTCAAACTTCTGCAGTACAATAATATATTGAACGACGGGAAGGGAAAAAACgaaggaaagaaaaagaaaaggtcAAGTAAGAACAAAGCTATCAAATTTTCAACAGTAACTATTTGGTTTTGAAGAATGAGATTGTACCTGCATGAGACGGAGAGCAGCCCCTTCACGATAGCAGGCCTTTGGCCAATCTGGTCTAAGAGCTCTGCATGCCTTAGCATCAGCTAAAGCATGCTCGGCTTGCCCAAGACGAACCCAGCTAAGGCTTCTATTAGAGAGCAAAGTGGCATCAGTTGGATCGAAGTCAATTGCCTGACATCCACCAACGAATCCAAAACCAAAAAACATATTACTAATACATTACAAAATTTAATACATCTCCTGCAAAAGGAGAAAAACCTAGAGCTATATGAATTTCACAGGGTCAGTCGAGGCCCTTTCTGTGAGAGTGATAGTATGATGATGTTCATTATATGACAACAATGCAATGggagaaaataaataagaataaatCCTTCAAGTGTGTTATAGAGATAAAATTCATGGAGTATATTAACTCTGGGCCATATAAAACAAATAATTTAGACAGCTAAAATTCATGGAGCATATTAACTATTTAACTCTGGGCCATATAAAACAAATAATTTAGACAGCCAGTTAAAAACCAGGCGTTTTAGCTGAAACCCTACATCCTTCTAAGTGATGTTAGTAGTTCGGGCCTAGGGGCACTCTGAACCCTTGATCCCCACTGGTTTTCTATATTTAAAATGGAGTCCAGTGTTTTAAATAGCACGCTATAGCGCATTTTTATGGCGTAGCGCTACATAGCGCTACTACTTTAGCGTTTTGCACGAATAGCACACGCTATTCTCAGAAAAAAGCGCATTATAGCGCAAATAGCGTGCGTTATATCGAAACCGGGGCTTGCCCCAATGGTTTCACCTTGTATTTCCCATGAATTGGCTCGGGTTCGAGCCCTCCCTtccccatttaaaaaaaaataaaaaaaatagcgTGCGTTATAGCGTTATAGCGCAAATAGCGTGGGCTATTTGGGCAAAAACTAAAGGCCCATAATTGACATATTTTGACCAAAATTAGAGGTTCAAACAAGCAAGGTTGGGTCTTGTTAATGTGGAAAAAGGACTGTATGGATGTTGAAACTATATTTTGGTATCTAATGATCAATTATTATGGTTTCATGGCTAATTATCTCACTTATTTACCTGTATATAagtatttttctatttttttaattaaataaattaaataattgtcATGCACGAATAGCTTGCGCTATGCGCTACGCTATGACAGGACAAAAACGCTACGGGCCAACGCTACGCTTTTTAAAACACTGAAATGGACCAAGAAGATATGATTGGAGTTCTCACGCTCAGTAAACCTAACCACAAACATAAACACCGCAAAAATCTTGGGGTTAGGGTGGGTAGGGATTTTAGCACCCTTGAAATTTGTAGATCCATGTCTTTTACTTGTAATGGACTTCTACACGAATGTCACAAGAATTCATATAGGCAAACAGGAGACCACATATTTGAGGATAAATGTAAGTAAATTTCTTAAAGATGCAAGATatcccttctcacttacatTAACTTAAAGATTCCCCAGACATTAGATTTTTGAAGGAATCGTGTCACATCAGCCAAAGAGCCATTTGGTATTATTGTTCGATTGATTAAAAGCAACTCGGAATAGATGAACTACCACTTATCAAGTGGATTTCCAAGTGCATTTAATCATCATGAGCCAAAAGTGGCTAAAAAAATGTCTCATGCGGCACTCTTACTTGCATAATAATTATCATAATCATTAATTTGATTAATTGTGATTTAGTTGCAATGATTTTCTCTACCACACAACTCTTATCACGTTTGCTCACTGCACATAGAAATTATTGCCTTATTTCAAACGGAAGTGAAAATAACAAAAGTTTTGGACACTGTTTCTCAtggatttattaatttaatttattgtgaaTTAGTTGCAATGATTTTCTCTACCATACTACTCTTATCATGCTTGCTCACATGTACATAGAAATTATTGCCTTATTTCAAACGGAAGTGAAAATAACAAAAGTTTTGGACACTGTTTCTCATGGATTTATGCCTCATGACTGAACCACAAAAATCTTGAAGTTTTTTTATACCTCTCCCCTATCATTCcactatttaaaatttaattaaacaaaagataACTGTACATAGAGCAAAAGGAACAGTAGAATAAAAGAGACAGAGAGATGTAAACGTTTGATGTAGATAATTAAGAAACCTGGGTATAAGCATCAATAGCGGTCATATAATCTTTCCTACTATAGGCAGCGCCAGCTCTTGCCTTGGCTTCAGCAGCATTATTCTTGGCCTCAGGTGTTACCTAGATATTGACCACCAACATATAAGTCGAGCTCAAAAcactaattattttatattcaaACAAGTTTTGGCAGCAGGCACGCATATGCACACTTCCAATACGCCACAGTTACGGACGATAACATACCGAGGAATAAAATATCACAGTACGCACTTcaagaaaataaacaaaaaaaattaaaaagttgtCACCAGtaattttgacaaaaaaatattattgattAATTTCAGTCCACTGCCTGGTTTTTTACTAATAGATATAAGATAGGACATTTCCATGTAATTTATGCCTAAACATGAAGTCCTTTTGGGAATTCGTAAACACCACCCACATGCATCAAACATGAAAGTGTAGTAAATTTTCTGCTTTCTTCCGGCAATTCCGAACAGTCTTCACTTTCTGGTACATCTGACGTTATGAGAAAAATGTATCATAATCTAAACcagaaaatttcataaatagCCTTTTTCAAAGCCACCACTTACTTACAGGTAGAGAAAAATGTAAAAATGCTTGAATGCCACTTTTTAACCCATATATTAAACAATGTTCACATTCAAAATGTAAAATCCATCAGATGaaggaaaaatgtcactttttAACCCTTATATTAGAAAATGTGCACGTTAAAAAATCCATCAGTTGAAGGAAAAGTAATTTAAACTAGGCATACTGTGCACTCACTATGTATTACACACGGACACTTGACGATAGGTGAAAGGACACTAGTAGCACTTTCAGGACATGCCAGTATTTCTTCAAAACAATTTCCAATTCCAACCGAAACAAATATACAAAAGATCAAAAACTAGGATCAATGCAATTCAAGAAAGACCTCAGGCAACTTTGGAGGGATAACATCCTTCGGTTTGCTGGAGTCCTGCAATCCATCTCTTTCATCCTGCGATGTTTTATTACAACCACGTAAAAATCTGATGAGAATATATGAATAAAAAAACTTGCTAACAGCTTCTGCTAATTGTGTGGCTATTTATGTTAGAGTaacatcaactaaaatttgtttttattgagAAGGGAAAAAAAATCAAGGCCCTTTACAAAACAAAGGAATTCTAATGCTAGAATAACCAAATAATATCATAAAAGCTGACAGCAAGATGTTACCCGTTGGCTATTATGACTTTACTGGAAATAAACATTACGAATCTCACCCAAATTAGCAAAAGGAAATGTTTCCAATTTCAAAAGGATTCGCTGAAAATAAGCATTACAAATCTCACCCAAATTAGCAAAAGGAAATGTTTCCAATTTCAAAAGGATACGGATACAAAAAGATGGTGAAGTACCCACCTCTTTCCTTCCTGTTTCACTTTGCACGTGATCAAGAATACCGTCGACACTCCACTCTGGAACATCCTTAAATTGCGATGTTGCAGGGAAAAGAATTTCAACAGCAACCCTGTTTCCTCTTGAAGCTGCAACCTGTATAGGCCTCAAGCCGTCCTGCAGCATGAAAAACTtctaataaaaattcaacttaaATGGACAAAGATCAAAGTCAGGAAACTTCTTATTTCCTCCCCAGCCCAATAGCTCCAAAAATTGACACAGCAATAAGACttctaaaatatgaaaataaattatgatTATAAATGCAATCATGAGTGTTCCTACCAATAAATTATGATCTGATTGTGGGACAGGATACTGTCATAATGAAAATGTGGTAAATATAGCTTCTTCCATAGGTAACAAAAATAGAGTATACAAAATTGAGAATCTCCTTGGCTGGAGTAGTTCCAAGATTCTTCTAATACATTTTCCTCCCATAGTTTGAATAATTACATAGATTGACACTTTACATCTGGATAAAGTTAACTgaactcaattaataataaagtGAAGCACTATTGATCAAACTGACCCCATTGAAGTACGTGGAGCTCCTTCTTGGATGCCACGTGCCTCAGTTAGATTCTATGGTTGATCATGCTTATTACTTATGTTTTGGTTAGCTGCCGAAAATATCAATTGGGAAAATTATAACTACGCTCTTTGGATATCTGTCTCGTGGATGAAATGGTCGAGCCAAATAAAACCCATGCGTAATATATCTCTCTGCACTGTCTATGTGTGTAATATATCTCTCTGCACTGTCTATGCTCATACCCGTGTGTGCATGAAAGACGAAGTGACTTTTGGATCCAAAATACAAAACATGAATGGGGGAAATGTTTTGTCAGTTTTATTTAGGAGAATCATATCAAAGAAAGATGTCAGATCTCTCTAGATCAAGTAACTCAACTTGAAAAACTAATGAACATAAaggtgatttttattattaagagAAAGCAGATCTCCAAAGAAACTGTCATGGGACATAATAGTCATGTACCTCATCAGTTGCATCAGGATTAGCTCCAGCTTGCAACAAACAGTTGATGATTTCTGGGTTACCGCCATCAGCAGCAATGTGCAAGGGTGTTGCTCCACCGGCAGAAACATTGACATTTGCTCCAGCCTGTATGAAAACGAAGAAAGAGTTTCTATGTGAACCAGAGAATGCAAGTTATTGCAACACTTTCCATAAGAAAATGGATCCATATCCACATAAATTTTATAGCTTTCAAAGCTCGTCATCCTTTTGAAGTAAAATTACATTATATATACAAATACAACATTACAGAATCATTCATAGTAAAATCCACAGTTGTTAAACCACTTTTAGCTCAAACATTGCTCATGCCAGCTAAAAcaggttaaatgattttaagaATGCGATACAATATCATGATTTACATGTAGGTTGCAGTCAAACTATTTTAGTTCATGCAAACCAGCAAAATATTTCAACACTATTgtagataatgcaaaataagtGATTTCTTTTTAGATTCCATTAAAGAAATATCATCAGCCAAATAATCAACACAGTCGGAAAGGCAGCTACATATATTATATgcaaaataaatcagaacatCAACACTGAATAATTGCACTTTTACAATAAACAGGACAGTGGTCACAGCAGCAAAAATAGCCAAagcaaaagcaataaagaaCCTTAATTAGCAACTCTGAACATGCCAATGAACCTGCAGCAACCGCTGACAACAGAGGTGTAACATCATCTTCAGTCGTGGCATTAGGCTGCAATAAGATCaaggaaaaaaatcaaacaaaaccaaaaaccaaaCTTCAAATTAATCAAAAGGATGGCCATAAAATGTGATTGTCGAGAAACTGAGGGTAAAGGAatgaaaaatgatatattttggTACATCATCTAATACATTAATGTTTCAAAAGGTAATGGAAAATTCTTTACATGCTTCAGTTCCTAACTTCCCATGTATTTCCCATGAAAGTTTCACAGTATTTTATAACAGCAAGATTTTCACGTGCCTCCAAAGCCAGAGGTCAAGGAGAGATGAAATAACTGAAGCAGTATGATATGTCAGGTTCATTTAGTTGGCTGTGTAGACTTGTTGGTACACAGAATGCCGTGTTTGGGGAAAAGACAAAGTTACAGTGTCTGGTATTAAGTGCCCCCATGTCTTAAATTACTCCATATCGTTCTGCCACATAGGTTCATTTAGCACAATAATAACTAAAGTTTTTAATTAGCAAAACAGCCATACAAACCTTGTGTAAAAGTATTGCAGATGGTGGAGTAAATTTGCGATTAGGTAAAATGGAATGACAAGTCAGCAGATGTGTGAGGTTGTTAACATTAAATGCAATAGTTCTGTTAGTATTCTTAATTAATAGCAGGGTGTTGATTTAAGAAAGAGTCgttgatttaattttaaaattctcaATGTGTACTATCATCTTTGATTCACAGATGCAATTCTCTACCTCTGGGACCATCATGTAAGACAATTCTTCTACAGGCTCAGGGTATGCATATATGAGTTTTCTTCTAAAAAATTATCAATCAGTTAATGCACAGAGATGCATGATACCTTCGCATCCAAATTAAACCTTTTGATGCAGATAGTGTGATTGGCTTACATTGGCTTTATGTTCCAGTAGCACTTTGACAGCATCATGCTGGGCATGCCCAGCAGCCCATATAAGTGGAGTACCAGCATGACTTTGAAAATCAACATCTTCACTCTTTGCAATAAAGAGCTTCAATAACTCAATATCCCCTACGGACCAAGATTTAAACATATTAAATTATGAAGTGAGGGACGTGATTATGTTCGCTCGACCTAGAGAAAATCAAGAAAGTACAAGTAAATGCATAAACCACAGAAATGTGGGCTAGATCCAGTTTTACTTAAGAAataacaaaaatcataaaaagaaaaaaatcagGTTTACCATGACACCAACTGCATAAGAACTTGAACTATTGGAATGTAATGACCATTGTTCTACACAAAATTGAAAAGCATAAAGTGGAGGAATTTTCTGGCGAACAACTAACAGGTAAAGTACAAGATGATAATATGAAATTATGATATTAAACAGAAACAGATGAAATAAAGCACCACAACGTTTGTTCTTACAAATATCCTAATGACGTAATTACAGGAAGAACCATATATAATACATCAAGCAGCGACAATTACGTGGTGTTTAAATGTGTGCAGTTAAAGGTTAATCATAATTAGCTAACTTGATCACACCTGGTGAGTATAAACATAACGAATAGCGGTGGACCGTAGACAGAATATTAACAGCTATTCCGAATGAAAGCCATCATTTGGCAGCTATGTTATTTACAGTTTATTTTCTGGTTGACAATTTACCAATTACTTTGTCAGCGGTGGTGGTTCACAAACTCTAGGCTGAGCTTTTCCGTCAATCCCAAAAAAATCTCAGTCTAGAAGCAGGTACTCATTGATAACATTATTTTTACACATCAGCTCGTTAAACTTGTGTCGACTGTGTCAACTGTGTGAGTGTGCACAAATTAAGATATGAGAAGAAGATGTAAAGCATTACTCTTCCCTTTATCATATGTTAGTGTCAGTTTGAAAAACTGAGTCCTTTAAACAAACACTGCCTGGAATGACCACCTTGTGTGCCACATATAGGATAAAAAAATAGGACGATTTGTTTGGAATGGATAACTAGCATGGATACTGCAATAAAGTGGAGTTA
It encodes:
- the LOC140891783 gene encoding ankyrin repeat protein nuc-2 is translated as MAPDASDALAVREKVQTFLTSAKTGNLDLLKKLAKELDDGKGLAQTIADVKDANQRGALHFASREGQTETCKFLLEECNIDVNVKDEDGDTPLIHAARQGHTATAKYLVKCGADPSIPSELGAAALHHSAGIGDIELLKLFIAKSEDVDFQSHAGTPLIWAAGHAQHDAVKVLLEHKANPNATTEDDVTPLLSAVAAGSLACSELLIKAGANVNVSAGGATPLHIAADGGNPEIINCLLQAGANPDATDEDGLRPIQVAASRGNRVAVEILFPATSQFKDVPEWSVDGILDHVQSETGRKEDERDGLQDSSKPKDVIPPKLPEVTPEAKNNAAEAKARAGAAYSRKDYMTAIDAYTQAIDFDPTDATLLSNRSLSWVRLGQAEHALADAKACRALRPDWPKACYREGAALRLMQKFEEAANAFYEGVMLDPENKELVTAFREAVEAGREFHGTQQPKS